From Maribacter dokdonensis DSW-8, the proteins below share one genomic window:
- a CDS encoding HmuY family protein, whose translation MTKNILAVAFLAMAFTSCSSDDDSTPTDPVQTETVSNLYAPQTGGQGEPVGGEFTKFDFETGAITTSDTAWDIAFRGTTIAVNGGTLTGTEDEPERNGNVGVAEVTGTLASVTTAEGLTFEQDADASFAIATGSDNGWYNYAGDPTHLITPIPGKVFVFRTTEGNFAKVEFISYYEDAPSEPNAFEDATPYYTFNYVYNPNEGDTSLE comes from the coding sequence ATGACAAAGAACATTTTAGCAGTAGCATTTTTAGCAATGGCATTCACCTCTTGTAGCAGCGATGATGACAGCACACCAACGGATCCGGTACAGACGGAGACCGTTAGCAATTTATATGCACCACAAACCGGAGGACAAGGAGAACCTGTTGGTGGTGAGTTCACCAAATTTGATTTTGAGACCGGAGCCATTACTACCAGTGATACCGCATGGGACATTGCCTTTAGGGGCACCACGATCGCCGTTAATGGCGGTACCTTGACCGGCACTGAAGATGAACCGGAAAGAAACGGTAATGTTGGCGTAGCCGAAGTAACCGGCACCTTGGCAAGTGTAACCACAGCAGAAGGACTTACTTTTGAGCAAGATGCAGATGCTTCTTTTGCCATTGCAACAGGTAGTGATAATGGTTGGTACAACTACGCAGGAGACCCAACACATTTAATAACACCTATACCGGGTAAAGTATTTGTATTTAGAACTACCGAAGGTAATTTTGCCAAAGTAGAGTTTATAAGTTATTATGAAGATGCGCCATCTGAACCAAATGCTTTTGAAGATGCTACACCGTACTATACCTTTAATTATGTTTACAACCCTAACGAAGGCGATACTTCTTTAGAATAG